One segment of Asterias rubens chromosome 2, eAstRub1.3, whole genome shotgun sequence DNA contains the following:
- the LOC117303869 gene encoding bromodomain and PHD finger-containing protein 3-like isoform X2, protein MPALDFNVKYFCENLRATKPPYECPVKDCGKIYRSHSGIEFHLNNFDHGKPGGNGYSTPMKRGGGWRKRVPNRQNRRSPSPSVIRSPTREALTYAQAQRLVEVDIDGLVHRLDIHETIDILTEDEFESETSEEEKNEKPLSKAGKSLDQTKQRKDVGSASSMKLPEASYKILDGYEEPPDLPDRPQAYFRFIEKSREELDEEIEYDMDEEDYAWLDMMNEKRRTDGLPTASQEVFETLMDRLEKESYFQSQTSGKTDNNQFIDEDAVCCICNDGECQNSNVILFCDMCNLAVHQECYGVPYIPEGQWLCRRCLQSPSRAVDCALCPNKGAAFKQTDDGRWAHVVCALWIPEVGFANTVFLEPIDSIDHIPAARWKLTCYICKQRGVGACIQCHKANCYTAFHVTCAQQAGLFMKMEPIRETNINGTSISIRKTAYCDIHTPPEVEKKPTIPNDKIVENDETGKGISAKKAKAQSRKNMRKARKILAEKRAAMPVVSMPCIPPQRIAKITTKVSLQKKQQFVQRLISYWTLKRQSRNGVPLLRRLQAHHQSQRNKDSRENQKANKLKEQLKYWQRLRQDLERARLLVELIRKREKLKREQIKLNQMTIEMQLQPFNILLRNTVEQLEDRDPTRIFAEPVSVEEAPDYFQVIKSPMDFLTMKNKVQGHEYRTIDEFEADFDLIVKNCMLYNSKDTVFYRAAIKLRDTGGSVIRNAKRIVDKIGYDPVTGFHTDIPPNFKELEFDVNDFENALSPAHRADMTLEDQLRELLEKLDMTCTIKHGAARTYRTKQLRKEINTIRRKLAQQRNQGTKGESLNKKGAEKRKMSTSATSATSTEGSSNEDESDCPAPSDSTEPPKLSPSRPAPICIRSKSSPTRASPMRPLPRTPGRGRGRGRQRVSRSMSEPHTGSDGSSAPTLEVNDVSEVVVTPAKSPSHASDKSPSPGGVSRRTSVLLSRKAGRGKPAGSPGSKRGGGRLGKRSLSMDTENATKSNRRGNQEGSLHIETEYEGNVPTTSSSTVVNENHTRKRSRSLSASNTDCSPAKRLLESSVTSNLPNGFEGVKPTGESFTMYRSGHNRTRSSSDSESTSSTNTTTSGSVSESTSTMEEGHRHRRHHNRLNLPEDSSGDTSCGESTSTTSRNRHHGAGPFLREKPGKTRSTSWNSDEDDIPLSPLDLVWAKCRGYPSYPALIINPKMPRSGFFHNGVPIPVPPMEVLNQRVVIEEHLYLVLFFDNKRTWQWLPRSKLEPLGVDSGLDQAKLMEGRKSAVRKSVQQAYDRAMKHRCRVTGEVIEGSTSESSDGFGDRL, encoded by the exons ATGCCAGCATTAGACTTTAACGTCAAGTATTTCTGTGAGAATTTGCGTGCAACTAAACCCCCTTACGAGTGTCCAGTCAAAGACTGCGGTAAAATATATAGAAGCCATTCAGGTATTGAATTTCACTTGAACAATTTTGATCATGGAAAACCCGGCGGCAACGGGTACTCAACTCCAATGAAGCGAGGAGGTGGATGGAGGAAACGGGTACCCAATCGGCAGAATCGGCGTTCCCCATCGCCTTCGGTTATCCGATCCCCCACACGGGAAGCCCTGACGTATGCTCAGGCACAGAGACTGGTTGAAGTAGACATTGATGGTCTTGTACACAGGCTGGATATCCACGAGACAATAGACATCCTCACTGAGGATGAGTTTGAGAGTGAGACGAGTGAAGAGGAGAAAAATGAGAAACCCCTGAGTAAGGCTGGCAAGTCATTGGATCAAACCAAGCAGCGGAAGGATGTTGGGAGTGCATCCTCCATGAAGCTCCCAGAGGCCTCTTATAAGATCCTGGACGGCTATGAAGAGCCTCCAGATTTGCCAGATCGTCCACAGGCGTACTTTCGCTTCATTGAGAAATCCCGTGAGGAGCTTGATGAAGAGATCGAGTATGACATGGACGAAGAGGACTATGCCTGGTTGGACATGATGAATGAAAAACGCAGAACAGACGGACTCCCCACAGCGTCTCAGGAGGTCTTTGAAACACTGATGGATCGGCTTGAGAAAGAGTCCTACTTTCAGAGTCAGACATCAGGAAAGACGGACAACAATCAGTTCATCGATGAAGATGCAGTGTGCTGCATCTGTAATGACGGGGAGTGCCAGAACAGCAATGTGATACTATTCTGCGATATGTGCAACCTTGCTGTGCATCAGGAGTGCTACGGTGTGCCGTACATCCCTGAGGGACAGTGGCTGTGTCGTCGTTGCCTTCAGTCGCCGTCCAGAGCGGTGGACTGCGCACTCTGTCCTAATAAAGGTGCTGCGTTCAAACAAACTGACGATGGACGCTGGGCCCATGTTGTGTGTGCTCTTTGGATCCCCGAAGTGGGCTTTGCCAACACAGTATTCTTAGAACCCATAGACAGCATTGATCACATCCCAGCTGCCAGGTGGAAACTCACTTGTTATATCTGTAAGCAGCGAGGTGTTGGCGCTTGCATTCAGTGTCACAAAGCAAACTGCTATACAGCCTTCCACGTGACCTGTGCCCAACAGGCGGGACTCTTTATGAAAATGGAGCCGATACGAGAGACCAACATCAACGGGACGTCCATCAGCATCAGAAAGACAGCCTACTGTGACATTCACACGCCGCCGGAGGTCGAGAAAAAACCAACCATACCTAACGATAAGATCGTTGAGAATGACGAGACGGGCAAGGGAATTTCGGCAAAGAAGGCCAAAGCACAGTCAAGAAAGAACATGAGAAAAGCTAGGAAGATCCTTGCTGAAAAACGAGCTGCTATGCCAGTTGTGTCCATGCCTTGTATACCACCTCAGAG gATTGCCAAAATAACAACTAAAGTAAGTTTACAAAAGAAGCAACAGTTTGTTCAACGGCTGATTAGTTACTGGACACTGAAACGGCAATCTCGCAATGGCGTGCCCCTGCTTCGACGTCTACAGGCCCACCACCAGTCGCAACGGAACAAAGACTCG CGCGAGAACCAGAAAGCCAACAAGTTGAAAGAGCAGCTCAAGTACTGGCAACGGCTCAGGCAAGACCTAGAGAGAGCTAGGCTCCTTGTGGAGCTCATCCGTAAACGAGAAAAACTGAAACGAGAACAG ATCAAGTTGAATCAGATGACAATCGAGATGCAACTGCAGCCGTTTAACATTCTACTCAGGAATACTGTGGAACAGTTAGAGGATAGAGACCCAACTAGGATCTTTGCCGAGCCAGTCTCAGTGGAAGAG gcaccagactatttccaAGTGATCAAAAGCCCAATGGACTTCCTTACAATGAAAAATAAGGTCCAAGGTCACGAGTATCGGACCATTGATGAATTTGAGGCAGACTTTGATCTGATTGTCAAGAACTGCATGTTGTACAACAGCAAGGACACCGTGTTCTACCGCGCCGCTATCAAACTCAGAGATACG gGTGGGTCAGTCATCCGTAACGCCAAACGCATTGTCGATAAAATCGGCTACGACCCTGTGACTGGGTTCCACACGGACATCCCCCCAAACTTCAAAGAATTGGAATTCGATGTGAACGACT ttgaaAATGCTTTGTCTCCTGCTCATCGGGCAGACATGACGTTAGAGGACCAACTACGGGAACTGCTTGAAAAGCTCGACATGACGTGTACAATCAAGCACGGTGCTGCGCGTACCTACCGCACCAAGCAGCTTCGCAAAGAGATCAACACGATCCGCAGGAAGCTGGCTCAACAGAGAAATCAGGGGACCAAGGGAGAGTCACTGAACAAGAAGGGAGCAGAGAAGAGAAAAATGTCCACATCTGCAACATCTGCAACGTCTACAGAGGGTTCGTCCA ATGAGGATGAAAGCGACTGCCCTGCACCGAGTGACTCAACAGAACCTCCAAAGCTATCTCCATCCAGGCCTGCACCGATCTGCATTCGGAGCAAATCCTCACCCACCAGGGCATCCCCTATGCGCCCCCTACCGAGGACACCAGGCAGAGGGCGTGGTCGGGGTAGACAGAGGGTCTCCCGCTCCATGTCTGAACCTCATACTGGGAGCGATGGGAGTTCTGCACCAACCCTGGAGGTCAATGATGTGTCAGAGGTCGTAGTCACGCCTGCTAAAAGTCCGTCCCATGCGTCTGATAAAAGCCCCTCCCCAGGTGGGGTCAGTAGAAGGACTTCAGTACTGTTGAGTCGGAAAGCGGGTCGCGGTAAACCTGCAGGGAGTCCGGGGTCGAAACGTGGTGGTGGACGTTTGGGTAAGAGGTCTCTCTCTATGGACACAGAGAATGCAACGAAGAGCAACCGTCGTGGAAACCAAGAAGGAAGCCTCCATATAGAAACAGAATATGAAGGCAATGTACCGACGACCTCGTCATCGACTGTTGTCAATGAGAATCACACCAGGAAACGATCACGTAGCCTCAGTGCCAGCAATACAGACTGCAGCCCGGCAAAAAGACTCCTAGAGTCCAGTGTGACAAGTAATTTACCTAATGGCTTTGAAGGGGTGAAACCCACGGGGGAGAGTTTTACTATGTACAGGTCCGGGCACAATCGGACAAGGAGCAGCTCTGACTCTGAGAGCACTTCCAGCACTAACACCACCACCTCTGGCTCTGTGTCTGAGTCTACGTCCACCATGGAAGAGGGACACCGACACCGGCGACATCACAACCGCCTCAACTTACCCGAGGACAGCAGCGGGGACACTTCGTGCGGCGAGAGCACGAGCACCACCAGCCGGAATCGCCACCACGGTGCGGGTCCATTCTTGAGAGAAAAACCAG GTAAGACAAGGAGTACGAGCTGGAACTCTGATGAAGATGATATTCCACTCAGTCCCCTGGACCTGGTCTGGGCAAAGTGTCGAGGCTACCCATCGTACCCTGCTCTG aTCATAAATCCTAAGATGCCCAGATCAGGTTTCTTTCATAACGGTGTTCCAATCCCAGTGCCTCCGATGGAAGTGTTGAATCAACGAGTCGTCATTGAGGAACATCTCTACCTTGTGCTCTTCTTCGACAACAAGAGAACATG GCAATGGCTTCCAAGGTCTAAGCTGGAACCACTCGGCGTGGACTCGGGTCTGGACCAAGCCAAGTTGATGGAAGGCCGCAAGTCAGCTGTGCGCAAGTCAGTCCAGCAGGCGTACGACCGTGCCATGAAACACCGCTGTCGGGTGACCGGAGAGGTCATTGAGGGGTCAACTAGTGAATCAAGTGATGGGTTTGGGGATAGATTATAA
- the LOC117303869 gene encoding bromodomain and PHD finger-containing protein 3-like isoform X3, whose protein sequence is MPALDFNVKYFCENLRATKPPYECPVKDCGKIYRSHSGIEFHLNNFDHGKPGGNGYSTPMKRGGGWRKRVPNRQNRRSPSPSVIRSPTREALTYAQAQRLVEVDIDGLVHRLDIHETIDILTEDEFESETSEEEKNEKPLSKAGKSLDQTKQRKDVGSASSMKLPEASYKILDGYEEPPDLPDRPQAYFRFIEKSREELDEEIEYDMDEEDYAWLDMMNEKRRTDGLPTASQEVFETLMDRLEKESYFQSQTSGKTDNNQFIDEDAVCCICNDGECQNSNVILFCDMCNLAVHQECYGVPYIPEGQWLCRRCLQSPSRAVDCALCPNKGAAFKQTDDGRWAHVVCALWIPEVGFANTVFLEPIDSIDHIPAARWKLTCYICKQRGVGACIQCHKANCYTAFHVTCAQQAGLFMKMEPIRETNINGTSISIRKTAYCDIHTPPEVEKKPTIPNDKIVENDETGKGISAKKAKAQSRKNMRKARKILAEKRAAMPVVSMPCIPPQRIAKITTKVSLQKKQQFVQRLISYWTLKRQSRNGVPLLRRLQAHHQSQRNKDSVPPRENQKANKLKEQLKYWQRLRQDLERARLLVELIRKREKLKREQIKLNQMTIEMQLQPFNILLRNTVEQLEDRDPTRIFAEPVSVEEAPDYFQVIKSPMDFLTMKNKVQGHEYRTIDEFEADFDLIVKNCMLYNSKDTVFYRAAIKLRDTGGSVIRNAKRIVDKIGYDPVTGFHTDIPPNFKELEFDVNDFENALSPAHRADMTLEDQLRELLEKLDMTCTIKHGAARTYRTKQLRKEINTIRRKLAQQRNQGTKGESLNKKGAEKRKMSTSATSATSTEGSSNEDESDCPAPSDSTEPPKLSPSRPAPICIRSKSSPTRASPMRPLPRTPGRGRGRGRQRVSRSMSEPHTGSDGSSAPTLEVNDVSEVVVTPAKSPSHASDKSPSPGGVSRRTSVLLSRKAGRGKPAGSPGSKRGGGRLGKRSLSMDTENATKSNRRGNQEGSLHIETEYEGNVPTTSSSTVVNENHTRKRSRSLSASNTDCSPAKRLLESSVTSNLPNGFEGVKPTGESFTMYRSGHNRTRSSSDSESTSSTNTTTSGSVSESTSTMEEGHRHRRHHNRLNLPEDSSGDTSCGESTSTTSRNRHHGKTRSTSWNSDEDDIPLSPLDLVWAKCRGYPSYPALIINPKMPRSGFFHNGVPIPVPPMEVLNQRVVIEEHLYLVLFFDNKRTWQWLPRSKLEPLGVDSGLDQAKLMEGRKSAVRKSVQQAYDRAMKHRCRVTGEVIEGSTSESSDGFGDRL, encoded by the exons ATGCCAGCATTAGACTTTAACGTCAAGTATTTCTGTGAGAATTTGCGTGCAACTAAACCCCCTTACGAGTGTCCAGTCAAAGACTGCGGTAAAATATATAGAAGCCATTCAGGTATTGAATTTCACTTGAACAATTTTGATCATGGAAAACCCGGCGGCAACGGGTACTCAACTCCAATGAAGCGAGGAGGTGGATGGAGGAAACGGGTACCCAATCGGCAGAATCGGCGTTCCCCATCGCCTTCGGTTATCCGATCCCCCACACGGGAAGCCCTGACGTATGCTCAGGCACAGAGACTGGTTGAAGTAGACATTGATGGTCTTGTACACAGGCTGGATATCCACGAGACAATAGACATCCTCACTGAGGATGAGTTTGAGAGTGAGACGAGTGAAGAGGAGAAAAATGAGAAACCCCTGAGTAAGGCTGGCAAGTCATTGGATCAAACCAAGCAGCGGAAGGATGTTGGGAGTGCATCCTCCATGAAGCTCCCAGAGGCCTCTTATAAGATCCTGGACGGCTATGAAGAGCCTCCAGATTTGCCAGATCGTCCACAGGCGTACTTTCGCTTCATTGAGAAATCCCGTGAGGAGCTTGATGAAGAGATCGAGTATGACATGGACGAAGAGGACTATGCCTGGTTGGACATGATGAATGAAAAACGCAGAACAGACGGACTCCCCACAGCGTCTCAGGAGGTCTTTGAAACACTGATGGATCGGCTTGAGAAAGAGTCCTACTTTCAGAGTCAGACATCAGGAAAGACGGACAACAATCAGTTCATCGATGAAGATGCAGTGTGCTGCATCTGTAATGACGGGGAGTGCCAGAACAGCAATGTGATACTATTCTGCGATATGTGCAACCTTGCTGTGCATCAGGAGTGCTACGGTGTGCCGTACATCCCTGAGGGACAGTGGCTGTGTCGTCGTTGCCTTCAGTCGCCGTCCAGAGCGGTGGACTGCGCACTCTGTCCTAATAAAGGTGCTGCGTTCAAACAAACTGACGATGGACGCTGGGCCCATGTTGTGTGTGCTCTTTGGATCCCCGAAGTGGGCTTTGCCAACACAGTATTCTTAGAACCCATAGACAGCATTGATCACATCCCAGCTGCCAGGTGGAAACTCACTTGTTATATCTGTAAGCAGCGAGGTGTTGGCGCTTGCATTCAGTGTCACAAAGCAAACTGCTATACAGCCTTCCACGTGACCTGTGCCCAACAGGCGGGACTCTTTATGAAAATGGAGCCGATACGAGAGACCAACATCAACGGGACGTCCATCAGCATCAGAAAGACAGCCTACTGTGACATTCACACGCCGCCGGAGGTCGAGAAAAAACCAACCATACCTAACGATAAGATCGTTGAGAATGACGAGACGGGCAAGGGAATTTCGGCAAAGAAGGCCAAAGCACAGTCAAGAAAGAACATGAGAAAAGCTAGGAAGATCCTTGCTGAAAAACGAGCTGCTATGCCAGTTGTGTCCATGCCTTGTATACCACCTCAGAG gATTGCCAAAATAACAACTAAAGTAAGTTTACAAAAGAAGCAACAGTTTGTTCAACGGCTGATTAGTTACTGGACACTGAAACGGCAATCTCGCAATGGCGTGCCCCTGCTTCGACGTCTACAGGCCCACCACCAGTCGCAACGGAACAAAGACTCGGTACCACCG CGCGAGAACCAGAAAGCCAACAAGTTGAAAGAGCAGCTCAAGTACTGGCAACGGCTCAGGCAAGACCTAGAGAGAGCTAGGCTCCTTGTGGAGCTCATCCGTAAACGAGAAAAACTGAAACGAGAACAG ATCAAGTTGAATCAGATGACAATCGAGATGCAACTGCAGCCGTTTAACATTCTACTCAGGAATACTGTGGAACAGTTAGAGGATAGAGACCCAACTAGGATCTTTGCCGAGCCAGTCTCAGTGGAAGAG gcaccagactatttccaAGTGATCAAAAGCCCAATGGACTTCCTTACAATGAAAAATAAGGTCCAAGGTCACGAGTATCGGACCATTGATGAATTTGAGGCAGACTTTGATCTGATTGTCAAGAACTGCATGTTGTACAACAGCAAGGACACCGTGTTCTACCGCGCCGCTATCAAACTCAGAGATACG gGTGGGTCAGTCATCCGTAACGCCAAACGCATTGTCGATAAAATCGGCTACGACCCTGTGACTGGGTTCCACACGGACATCCCCCCAAACTTCAAAGAATTGGAATTCGATGTGAACGACT ttgaaAATGCTTTGTCTCCTGCTCATCGGGCAGACATGACGTTAGAGGACCAACTACGGGAACTGCTTGAAAAGCTCGACATGACGTGTACAATCAAGCACGGTGCTGCGCGTACCTACCGCACCAAGCAGCTTCGCAAAGAGATCAACACGATCCGCAGGAAGCTGGCTCAACAGAGAAATCAGGGGACCAAGGGAGAGTCACTGAACAAGAAGGGAGCAGAGAAGAGAAAAATGTCCACATCTGCAACATCTGCAACGTCTACAGAGGGTTCGTCCA ATGAGGATGAAAGCGACTGCCCTGCACCGAGTGACTCAACAGAACCTCCAAAGCTATCTCCATCCAGGCCTGCACCGATCTGCATTCGGAGCAAATCCTCACCCACCAGGGCATCCCCTATGCGCCCCCTACCGAGGACACCAGGCAGAGGGCGTGGTCGGGGTAGACAGAGGGTCTCCCGCTCCATGTCTGAACCTCATACTGGGAGCGATGGGAGTTCTGCACCAACCCTGGAGGTCAATGATGTGTCAGAGGTCGTAGTCACGCCTGCTAAAAGTCCGTCCCATGCGTCTGATAAAAGCCCCTCCCCAGGTGGGGTCAGTAGAAGGACTTCAGTACTGTTGAGTCGGAAAGCGGGTCGCGGTAAACCTGCAGGGAGTCCGGGGTCGAAACGTGGTGGTGGACGTTTGGGTAAGAGGTCTCTCTCTATGGACACAGAGAATGCAACGAAGAGCAACCGTCGTGGAAACCAAGAAGGAAGCCTCCATATAGAAACAGAATATGAAGGCAATGTACCGACGACCTCGTCATCGACTGTTGTCAATGAGAATCACACCAGGAAACGATCACGTAGCCTCAGTGCCAGCAATACAGACTGCAGCCCGGCAAAAAGACTCCTAGAGTCCAGTGTGACAAGTAATTTACCTAATGGCTTTGAAGGGGTGAAACCCACGGGGGAGAGTTTTACTATGTACAGGTCCGGGCACAATCGGACAAGGAGCAGCTCTGACTCTGAGAGCACTTCCAGCACTAACACCACCACCTCTGGCTCTGTGTCTGAGTCTACGTCCACCATGGAAGAGGGACACCGACACCGGCGACATCACAACCGCCTCAACTTACCCGAGGACAGCAGCGGGGACACTTCGTGCGGCGAGAGCACGAGCACCACCAGCCGGAATCGCCACCACG GTAAGACAAGGAGTACGAGCTGGAACTCTGATGAAGATGATATTCCACTCAGTCCCCTGGACCTGGTCTGGGCAAAGTGTCGAGGCTACCCATCGTACCCTGCTCTG aTCATAAATCCTAAGATGCCCAGATCAGGTTTCTTTCATAACGGTGTTCCAATCCCAGTGCCTCCGATGGAAGTGTTGAATCAACGAGTCGTCATTGAGGAACATCTCTACCTTGTGCTCTTCTTCGACAACAAGAGAACATG GCAATGGCTTCCAAGGTCTAAGCTGGAACCACTCGGCGTGGACTCGGGTCTGGACCAAGCCAAGTTGATGGAAGGCCGCAAGTCAGCTGTGCGCAAGTCAGTCCAGCAGGCGTACGACCGTGCCATGAAACACCGCTGTCGGGTGACCGGAGAGGTCATTGAGGGGTCAACTAGTGAATCAAGTGATGGGTTTGGGGATAGATTATAA